The following are encoded together in the Streptomyces sp. NBC_00341 genome:
- a CDS encoding MarR family winged helix-turn-helix transcriptional regulator: MDMPVDRIEFETMLLGRHMSLLASRGGGRLDRSAYILLSRIQVEGPMSIGDLRDAFGLDASTLNRQTAAMLRAGVVERIPDPEGGIARKFVITQEGTRRLDRDRSENLEGLGALLADWTPEEASQLADSLARLNRGIERLDGRPWPRDKS, from the coding sequence GTGGACATGCCTGTGGACCGGATCGAGTTCGAGACCATGCTTCTCGGCCGCCATATGAGCCTGCTCGCCTCCCGGGGCGGCGGACGGCTGGACCGGAGTGCCTACATCCTCCTCAGCCGCATCCAGGTCGAGGGCCCGATGTCCATCGGTGACCTGCGCGACGCCTTCGGCCTGGACGCCTCCACGCTGAACCGGCAGACCGCCGCCATGCTGCGGGCCGGTGTCGTCGAGCGCATCCCCGACCCGGAGGGCGGCATCGCCCGGAAGTTCGTCATCACCCAGGAGGGCACGCGGCGCCTGGACCGGGACCGGTCGGAGAACCTGGAGGGCCTCGGAGCGCTGCTGGCCGACTGGACGCCGGAGGAGGCGAGCCAGCTCGCGGACAGCCTGGCCCGGCTCAACCGGGGCATCGAACGCCTCGACGGACGGCCCTGGCCGCGCGACAAGTCCTGA
- a CDS encoding cupredoxin domain-containing protein, whose amino-acid sequence MPFPFRTGRTRFAVAAAALTLSLTALAGCSDSGGGGGGSSSAPATPPSLIPATTAPPSASASSRPPAGGAVKVSIKDFTFRPAKQTVAPGTRITVTNNDTTTHTMTATKGKAFDTGHIAPGKSATFTAPSKAGAYPYDCTIHPFMTGTLTVK is encoded by the coding sequence ATGCCGTTCCCGTTCCGTACCGGCCGGACGCGGTTCGCCGTGGCCGCCGCCGCCCTCACCCTCTCGCTGACGGCCCTCGCGGGCTGCTCGGACAGTGGCGGCGGAGGCGGCGGCAGCTCGTCGGCCCCCGCCACGCCCCCTTCGCTGATCCCGGCCACGACGGCACCGCCCTCGGCGTCCGCCTCCTCCCGGCCGCCCGCAGGCGGTGCGGTGAAGGTGAGCATCAAGGACTTCACGTTCCGGCCCGCCAAGCAGACCGTCGCACCCGGTACGCGGATCACCGTGACGAACAACGACACGACCACGCACACGATGACGGCGACCAAGGGCAAGGCGTTCGACACCGGTCACATCGCGCCGGGCAAGTCGGCCACCTTCACCGCCCCGTCGAAGGCCGGCGCGTACCCGTACGACTGCACGATCCACCCGTTCATGACGGGGACCCTCACCGTCAAGTGA
- a CDS encoding bifunctional serine/threonine-protein kinase/ABC transporter substrate-binding protein, with translation MERLRPADPSTIGGHRLLGRLGAGGMGVVYLGRTDGGALTAIKVILPEFAENEEFRARFRREVEAARRVETPWAVAVTGAETEGTRPWLATAFVPGPALSEAVARCGPLPARSVRVLGRLLSRALTAVHTAGLVHRDVKPGNVLLTVDGPRLIDFGIARATDATALTAADLVVGTPGFLSPEQASGGGTAAGPASDVFSLGCLLAYAATGRPPFGSGAVDALLYRTVHDEPDLEGVQDPGLRELLGALLAKEPADRPTAAELDTRITEDAPNGSIDWLPDDVVALIAARSAAMLDLPGIEPTVADGATPPPEARPGRRRLLLAGAGVVIAAGGGFAVREWLRDDSGAKAAKSGERAWTIGVQADLSGPQSVAGRAQERGVRLAVEQFNSRTDKPFTLTVKAIDDGGDVKRAVRAAAQFTRDRDVLAVVGPTGDYTTEAVLTTYDEAMLPIITVSSMLLSYQAGSKKSFFQAVPSDGVLCAPVIRRLVLRPDVERLGVLLDRVGGQPAYQVGYLTNMQTGVLTTGTTYPRVVPAGTKDLAPVIKDMLQHDSDAFFYAGDAAGAARTARALGATPFKGPRMAMHTAMQPRFLKDAGQAAEGWEFTAPYTDATAPGAEKFAAAHRSAYGSAPGYWAAEAYDAAGLVTAAVTALAGSGAEPVRPTRTALVAKIAGSSYKGVSRTYAFDELHRIKGADAYLYGVRDGRFVHLGAAPKAEKT, from the coding sequence ATGGAACGGCTGCGTCCCGCAGACCCCTCGACGATCGGCGGACACCGGCTGCTCGGACGGCTCGGCGCCGGCGGCATGGGTGTCGTCTACCTCGGCCGCACGGACGGCGGAGCCCTGACCGCGATCAAGGTGATCCTCCCGGAGTTCGCCGAGAACGAGGAGTTCCGGGCCCGGTTCCGCCGTGAGGTCGAGGCCGCCCGTCGGGTGGAGACCCCCTGGGCGGTCGCGGTCACCGGCGCCGAGACGGAGGGGACGCGCCCCTGGCTCGCCACGGCGTTCGTGCCGGGGCCCGCCCTGTCGGAGGCCGTCGCACGGTGCGGGCCGCTGCCCGCCCGCAGCGTCCGGGTGCTCGGCAGGCTGCTCTCCCGCGCCCTGACCGCCGTGCACACGGCGGGACTCGTCCACCGGGACGTCAAGCCGGGCAACGTACTCCTCACGGTCGACGGGCCGCGCCTGATCGACTTCGGGATCGCGCGGGCCACCGACGCCACCGCGCTCACCGCCGCCGACCTCGTGGTCGGCACCCCCGGCTTCCTCTCGCCGGAACAGGCCTCTGGGGGCGGCACGGCGGCCGGACCCGCGAGCGACGTCTTCTCCCTCGGCTGCCTCCTGGCGTACGCCGCGACCGGACGGCCGCCGTTCGGCAGCGGAGCCGTCGACGCGCTGCTCTACCGGACCGTGCACGACGAACCCGACCTCGAAGGGGTCCAGGACCCCGGACTCCGCGAACTGCTCGGCGCGCTGCTCGCCAAGGAGCCGGCCGACCGGCCGACCGCGGCCGAACTCGACACCCGGATCACCGAGGACGCGCCGAACGGCTCCATCGACTGGCTGCCGGACGACGTCGTGGCGCTGATCGCCGCCCGGTCCGCCGCCATGCTCGACCTGCCCGGCATCGAACCCACCGTCGCCGACGGGGCAACGCCGCCGCCCGAGGCCCGTCCCGGCCGACGAAGACTGCTGCTCGCGGGCGCCGGTGTCGTCATCGCGGCAGGCGGCGGATTCGCCGTACGGGAATGGCTGCGCGACGACTCCGGCGCCAAGGCGGCCAAGTCCGGCGAACGGGCTTGGACCATCGGCGTACAGGCGGACCTGTCCGGCCCGCAGAGCGTCGCCGGACGGGCCCAGGAGCGCGGGGTGCGGCTGGCCGTCGAACAGTTCAACTCCCGTACGGACAAGCCCTTCACCCTGACCGTCAAGGCAATCGACGACGGTGGCGACGTCAAGCGCGCGGTCCGGGCCGCCGCACAGTTCACCCGCGACCGCGATGTGCTCGCCGTGGTGGGACCCACCGGGGACTACACCACGGAGGCGGTCCTCACCACCTACGACGAGGCGATGCTGCCGATCATCACCGTCTCCTCGATGCTGCTGTCCTATCAGGCCGGTTCCAAGAAGTCGTTCTTCCAGGCGGTCCCGTCCGACGGCGTGCTGTGCGCGCCCGTCATCCGGAGGCTGGTGCTCCGGCCGGACGTCGAACGGCTCGGGGTGCTGCTCGACCGGGTCGGCGGCCAGCCCGCCTACCAGGTCGGCTACCTCACCAACATGCAGACCGGCGTGCTCACCACCGGCACCACCTACCCGCGCGTGGTACCCGCCGGGACCAAGGACCTGGCTCCGGTCATCAAGGACATGCTCCAGCACGACAGCGACGCCTTCTTCTACGCGGGCGACGCGGCCGGGGCCGCCCGCACCGCACGCGCGCTCGGCGCCACCCCCTTCAAGGGCCCCCGCATGGCCATGCACACGGCCATGCAGCCGCGCTTCCTCAAGGACGCCGGACAGGCCGCGGAGGGCTGGGAGTTCACCGCGCCCTACACCGACGCCACGGCCCCCGGCGCCGAGAAGTTCGCCGCGGCCCACCGCTCCGCGTACGGCTCCGCCCCCGGGTACTGGGCCGCGGAGGCGTACGACGCGGCCGGGCTCGTGACCGCCGCCGTCACCGCCCTCGCCGGAAGCGGGGCCGAGCCGGTGCGGCCGACCCGGACCGCCCTGGTGGCGAAGATCGCCGGATCCTCGTACAAGGGCGTCTCCCGGACCTACGCCTTCGACGAGCT